The Podospora pseudocomata strain CBS 415.72m chromosome 1 map unlocalized CBS415.72m_1, whole genome shotgun sequence genome has a segment encoding these proteins:
- a CDS encoding uncharacterized protein (EggNog:ENOG503NXQS; COG:S), producing the protein MDGHHYASNLPLGMGVQTSDAGLGFGHLSVHGGPIGMDAVGDPMDLDMDFDEMSWAIDFNSPINHIDPQQLHSFEVNPNYHPPNGLPYDYLFAEDEGYFPPFNPPLPNINHRPPEDGSHDLARERLRKQLSLLSKGWCGDEIRFKNVDPAKAVILHTLAIELGLEYNHNVRSQEVLISRFEPTQLPSGPRPSSGRLSTSPPRASVELNAVSCLPGESAFSLSHFQSPQLPHFDVRAAVAPIQEAPLQQPQPDSIVAKPHQALSRHPSRSERITDSISKHVSTLKASVAKGGRRGPLTENGRRGMRELETVGGACWRCKVLRRKCDPGTPCRCCLQLESVAMPNLGEDAPLWPLIGCRRGPLGDSLPTQLLCPLQSLECHLASSNSSRRCRSVDLAERCLLSAESQRLADMKAVFEGASDKLSICDFGLKASFYAFIDAGRYRDRDSLHQQNTPCDGNPVTYAELIAIIAWELSENNALLGSLLEIKSWENFMGMLETACIYESEVGQTSVVFLSMVCLRHCLEGLRLYSAQLLVPTAHDDCSSGDCQVDCIRNLYRQVTAYVDELSAVMFNKENMRDRRWWLSTFYSLCIQSYVRHALIAIEKQLRFKPTDDVPAEDLSTTQYLHLAALLFTAASAKYDPLIGGRLQYALTDNSVIPETSVPELAHSSARVAFEVDQWASNGIRTSYQFLRKLLQIGSLDFVEQQVKCQGQHLDVSGHKKTSSVGSASLHSMPSPISPNDGAFTTSTRSSRIYLQRNSIDSRFSAQPSTIFSSNLSSDSLAQTLSTAHTSLYEPSILTNPRYSAVIGEVDLDMVVSEGEGLEPEEILKFVCECCPRGPRHFRTYEELSAHEAEKPHLCTNAQCKKRFKSPTEAERHINAIHLKSESWSCKALTHPLLAFHMEIFPNGAVWDVCGFCGGGFARKTSAIKDETLPSTGETSTKADAESIERDEAELISHMERVHKFGECDREKHFYRADNFRQHLRNTHIAKPGKWLKVLEGVCKIGKDGPQGAV; encoded by the exons ATGG ACGGTCACCACTATGCGTCCAATCTCCCGCTCGGGATGGGTGTCCAAACAAGTGATGCCGGGCTAGGCTTTGGTCATCTTTCGGTCCATGGTGGACCTATCGGTATGGACGCTGTGGGTGACCCAATGGACCTCGACATGGACTTCGATGAAATGTCGTGGGCCATTGACTTCAACTCACCCATCAATCACATCGACCCACAGCAGCTCCACTCGTTCGAAGTGAACCCGAATTATCATCCACCGAACGGGCTTCCCTATGACTACCTCTTTGCCGAAGACGAAGGTTACTTTCCTCCCTTTAACCCGCCCTtacccaacatcaaccacagGCCTCCTGAGGATGGGTCACACGACCTTGCCAGGGAGCGTCTTCGCAAGCAGCTATCCCTACTGTCAAAGGGATGGTGCGGAGACGAGATTCGATTCAAGAATGTCGACCCGGCCAAGGCTGTCATCTTGCATACACTGGCTATtgagttggggttggagtaCAACCACAACGTCCGTAGTCAAGAAGTACTGATTTCACGCTTCGAACCCACCCAACTTCCATCCGGGCCGCGGCCTTCGTCTGGGCGTTTATCCACTTCACCCCCCCGCGCTTCTGTGGAACTAAACGCCGTCAGCTGCCTTCCTGGCGAATCTGCATTTTCACTATCTCACTTCCAGTCGCCTCAGCTCCCACACTTTGATGTAAGGGCAGCTGTTGCACCTATCCAAGAAGCACCAttacaacaaccacaacccgaCTCCATAGTTGCCAAACCTCACCAAGCGCTATCGCGTCATCCGAGCCGCAGCGAGCGTATCACTGACTCGATCAGCAAGCATGTCTCGACCCTCAAGGCTTCCGTTGCCAAGGGTGGGAGACGTGGACCGCTCACAGAGAACGGCCGACGAGGTATGAGAGAGTTGGAGACAGTGGGCGGCGCTTGTTGGAGATGCAAAGTCCTGCGTCGCAAGTGTGACCCTGGCACCCCATGTCGGTGTTGCCTCCAATTGGAAAGCGTTGCCATGCCCAACCTAGGGGAAGACGCACCATTGTGGCCTTTAATAGGATGTCGCCGTGGACCTCTTGGCGATTCCCTTCCTACGCAGCTTCTTTGTCCCCTTCAGAGCCTGGAATGTCATCTAGCTtcaagcaacagcagccgcCGTTGCCGTTCAGTAGATCTTGCTGAAAGATGCCTACTATCAGCCGAAAGTCAGCGGTTGGCAGATATGAAAGCCGTCTTTGAAGGGGCATCGGACAAGCTGTCAATCTGTGATTTCGGGCTGAAAGCCTCCTTTTATGCATTCATTGATGCAGGTCGTTACCGTGACAGGGACTCTCTACACCAACAGAATACGCCCTGTGATGGGAACCCTGTGACCTATGCCGAGCTAATTGCCATCATTGCCTGGGAGCTGTCCGAGAACAACGCTCTGCTGGGGTCGTTGCTCGAAATCAAATCTTGGGAGAACTTCATGGGGATGCTGGAGACAGCCTGCATCTACGAGTCCGAGGTTGGCCAG ACGTCGGTAGTCTTCCTCTCCATGGTGTGTTTGAGACACTGTCTGGAAGGACTTCGACTCTACTCAGCACAGCTCTTGGTCCCCACGGCTCATGACGACTGCAGCAGTGGTGACTGCCAGGTCGACTGCATTCGCAATCTCTACCGTCAGGTTACGGCGTACGTCGATGAGCTTTCTGCTGTCATGTTCAACAAGGAGAACATGAGAGACCGAAGGTGGTGGCTGTCAACCTTCTACAGCCTATGCATTCAAAGCTATGTCCGTCATGCATTAATTGCTATTGAGAAACAGCTACGGTTCAAGCCAACGGATGACGTGCCAGCCGAAGATCTATCGACTACACAGTATCTGCATTTAGCAGCGTTATTGTTCACGGCTGCCTCGGCGAAGTATGACCCACTCATTGGTGGACGCCTTCAATATGCGTTGACAGACAACTCGGTCATTCCTGAGACTTCAGTCCCTGAACTTGCCCATTCATCTGCCCGTGTGGCTTTCGAGGTGGATCAGTGGGCCAGCAATGGAATCCGGACTTCATATCAATTTCTGAGAAAGCTGTTGCAGATCGGCAGTCTTGACTTTGTCGAACAACAAGTCAAATGCCAAGGCCAGCATCTGGATGTATCCGGCCACAAGAAGACTTCGTCTGTTGGATCGGCATCTCTGCATTCCATGccatcccccatctcaccaaATGACGGCGCTTTCACAACATCGACACGATCCTCTCGCATCTACTTACAAAGGAACTCCATCGATAGCAGATTTTCAGCACAGCCATCTACCATCTTCTCGTCCAATCTTAGCTCCGACAGTCTGGCTCAGACGTTATCGACGGCACACACAAGCTTATATGAGCCTTCCATCCTGACCAATCCGCGATATTCAGCTGTaattggggaggttgatctGGATATGGTTGTCagtgaaggggagggacTCGAGCCAGAAGAGATTTTGAAGTTCGTGTGCGAATGTTGCCCACGAGGGCCACGCCACTTCCGAACATACGAGGAGTTATC TGCACATGAAGCCGAAAAGCCCCATCTATGCACCAACGCgcagtgcaagaaacgctTCAAGTCACCCACCGAAGCCGAAAGACACATCAATGCTATCCATCTAAAGTCTGAATCATGGTCCTGCAAAGCTCTCACGCATCCGCTGCTAGCCTTTCATATGGAAATATTCCCTAATGGGGCGGTGTGGGATGTGTGCGGGTTCTGTGGCGGTGGCTTTGCTCGAAAGACCTCGGCGATAAAAGACGAAACGTTACCATCTACAGGGGAAACTTCAACGAAGGCAGATGCAGAAAGTATCGAGAGAGACGAAGCAGAACTCATCTCCCACATGGAAAGAGTTCACAAGTTTGGGGAGTGCGATCGGGAGAAGCATTTCTACAGGGCTGATAATTTCAGACAGCATTTGAGGAATACACATATTGCGAAGCCAGGGAAGTGGTTgaaggttttggagggggtgtgcaAGATTGGAAAGGATGGGCCACAAGGGGCGGTATAG
- a CDS encoding uncharacterized protein (EggNog:ENOG503P1XX; CAZy:AA9; COG:O): protein MKGLLSVAALSLAVSEVSAHYIFQQLSTGSTKHGVFQYIRQNTNYNSPVTDLSSNDLRCNEGGASGANTQTVTVRAGDSFTFHLDTPVYHQGPVSVYLSKAPGSASSYDGSGTWFKIKDWGPTFPGGQWTLAGSYTAQLPSCITDGEYLLRIQSLGIHNPYPAGTPQFYISCAQIKVTGGGSVNPSGVAIPGAFKATDPGYTANIYSNFNSYTVPGPSVFSCGSNGGGSSPVEPQPQPTTTLVTSTRAPVATQPAGCAVAKWGQCGGNGWTGCTTCAAGSTCNTQNAYYHQCV from the exons ATGAAGGGACTCTTGAGCGTTGCCGCCCTTTCGCTGGCTGTCAGCGAGGTTTCGGCCCACTACATCTTCCAGCAGCTCTCGACCGGCAGCACCAAGCACGGCGTGTTCCAGTACATCCGTCAAAATACCAACTATAATAGCCCTGTGACCGACCTCAGCTCCAACGACCTCAGGTGTAACGAGGGTGGTGCCAGCGGTGCCAACACTCAGACCGTGACCGTCCGTGCTGGGGACTCTTTCACCTTCCACTTGGACACTCCTG TCTACCACCAGGGTCCTGTCTCCGTTTACCTCAGCAAGGCCCCAGGCTCAGCTTCCAGCTACGACGGCAGCGGCACCTggttcaagatcaaggactGGGGCCCGACCTTCCCCGGCGGCCAGTGGACTCTCGCTGGTTCCTACACTGCTCAGCTTCCCAGCTGCATCACCGACGGAGAGTACCTTCTCCGCATCCAGTCCCTCGGTATCCACAACCCATACCCCGCCGGTACTCCTCAATTTTACATCTCCTGCGCCCAGATCAAGGTCACTGGTGGCGGCAGCGTGAACCCATCCGGTGTTGCTATCCCCGGTGCCTTCAAGGCCACCGACCCCGGCTACACCGCCAACATCTACAGCAACTTCAACTCCTACACCGTCCCCGGCCCATCCGTCTTCTCTTGCGGCTCCAACGGCGGTGGCAGCTCCCCCGTTgagccccagccccagcccaccaccactctcgTCACCTCTACCCGTGCTCCCGTCGCCACCCAGCCCGCTGGCTGCGCCGTTGCCAAGTGGGGACAGTGTGGTGGTAACGGGTGGACTGGCTGCACCACTTGCGCTGCTGGCTCTACCTGCAACACCCAGAACGCTTACTACCACCAATGCGTCTAA